One genomic segment of Chromatiaceae bacterium includes these proteins:
- a CDS encoding class I SAM-dependent methyltransferase produces the protein MTDTIVPAAPVSAERGEHSLLDRWARILMLRQLRRLSIGQLRIEEGDQKWQFGMPCDVLPRNVVVRIDSPRAWSDLAFGGSTGAGEAYFKGLWRCEQLTELVRLFLHNSAVLDAVDGGRSLLARLVRRLAHRLRRNTRQGSRRNIQAHYDIGNDLFRIFLDPQLMYSSAYYPTPDTDLDTAAVAKLDRVCRKLDLQSHHRLLEIGTGWGGLAIHAATHYGCRVTTTTISREQFELARERVAAAGLADRVEVRFDDYRELDGSYDRIVSIEMIEAIGHQYMQTYFAQCSRLLKADGQMLIQAITINDQHYKQALREVDFIKRFIFPGGFLPSVTAMSNALTRASDMRIAHLEDIGLHYARTLRDWRARFMARLDEVKALGYPEEFIRLWEFYLCYSEGGFAERHLGTVQMLLSKPHARPADVCF, from the coding sequence ATGACTGACACAATCGTTCCCGCCGCCCCCGTCTCCGCTGAACGCGGCGAACACTCATTGCTCGACCGTTGGGCGCGGATACTGATGTTGCGCCAGCTGCGCCGGCTCTCGATCGGGCAGCTGCGGATCGAGGAAGGCGACCAGAAATGGCAGTTCGGCATGCCCTGTGACGTGCTGCCACGCAATGTGGTCGTGCGGATCGACAGTCCGAGGGCGTGGTCCGACCTGGCATTTGGCGGCTCCACCGGCGCCGGCGAGGCCTATTTCAAGGGCCTGTGGCGCTGCGAGCAGCTGACCGAGCTGGTGCGGCTGTTCCTGCACAACAGCGCCGTTCTGGACGCCGTCGACGGCGGTCGCAGCCTGCTGGCCCGGTTGGTACGCCGGTTGGCGCATCGGCTTCGGCGCAACACCCGACAGGGCAGCCGCCGCAACATCCAGGCGCACTACGACATCGGCAACGACCTGTTCCGGATATTTCTCGATCCGCAACTGATGTACTCCAGCGCCTACTACCCGACACCGGATACCGACCTCGACACGGCCGCCGTTGCCAAACTCGACCGGGTTTGCCGCAAACTCGATCTGCAATCCCATCACCGCCTGCTCGAGATCGGTACCGGCTGGGGCGGGCTCGCGATCCATGCGGCGACGCACTATGGCTGTCGCGTCACCACCACCACGATCTCGCGCGAGCAGTTCGAGCTGGCACGCGAACGGGTCGCCGCGGCAGGGCTGGCGGATCGCGTCGAGGTCCGCTTCGACGACTACCGCGAGCTCGATGGCAGCTACGATCGCATCGTGTCGATCGAAATGATCGAGGCGATCGGGCACCAGTACATGCAGACCTACTTCGCACAATGCAGTCGGCTGCTGAAGGCCGACGGACAGATGCTGATCCAGGCGATCACCATCAACGATCAGCACTACAAACAGGCGTTGCGCGAGGTAGACTTTATCAAGCGCTTCATTTTCCCGGGCGGTTTCCTACCGTCGGTGACTGCGATGTCGAATGCCCTGACCCGTGCCAGCGACATGCGCATCGCGCATCTCGAGGACATCGGTCTGCACTATGCACGCACCCTGCGCGACTGGCGCGCCCGCTTCATGGCACGGCTTGACGAGGTGAAGGCGCTCGGCTACCCGGAGGAGTTCATCCGCTTATGGGAGTTCTACCTGTGCTACAGCGAAGGCGGATTTGCCGAGCGTCACCTCGGCACCGTGCAGATGCTCCTGAGCAAACCGCACGCACGACCAGCCGATGTCTGTTTCTGA
- a CDS encoding DUF1365 domain-containing protein: protein MHSSLYRGQVRHTRYKPRRHAFRYRLFQVYLDLDELPQTLDRLWFCSSRRPAPVRFRRSDHLGPDSLPLQEAVRRKVVELGGEEPRGRICLLTHLRYFGFGFNPVSFYFCHDRDDRPQCVLAEVNNTPWGEQHCYLVPLDVDRPENPKAFHVSPFMGLDMRYRWAISKPGKRLTVHIDNLQDGERVFDAALVLQREPFTGRNLARMLLAFPFMTLKVIAAIYFEALRLWLKRIPVHYHSPSKEAPVVANKRA, encoded by the coding sequence GTGCACAGTTCGCTCTATCGCGGGCAAGTTAGGCATACCCGGTACAAGCCGCGCCGGCATGCGTTCCGCTATCGCCTGTTCCAAGTCTACCTCGACCTGGACGAGTTGCCGCAGACGCTCGACCGCCTGTGGTTCTGCTCCAGCCGGCGTCCAGCGCCAGTGCGCTTCCGCCGCAGCGACCACCTCGGGCCAGACAGCCTGCCGTTGCAGGAGGCGGTACGACGCAAGGTCGTCGAACTCGGCGGCGAGGAGCCGCGGGGCCGCATCTGCCTGCTCACCCATCTGCGCTACTTTGGCTTCGGCTTCAACCCGGTGAGCTTCTATTTCTGTCACGACCGCGACGATCGGCCGCAGTGCGTGCTTGCCGAGGTGAACAACACCCCTTGGGGCGAGCAGCACTGCTACCTGGTGCCATTGGACGTCGACCGGCCGGAGAATCCCAAGGCGTTCCACGTCTCGCCCTTCATGGGCCTCGACATGCGCTACCGCTGGGCGATCAGCAAGCCGGGCAAGCGTCTGACGGTGCACATCGACAATCTGCAGGACGGCGAGCGCGTGTTCGACGCTGCACTTGTGCTCCAGCGTGAACCGTTCACCGGGCGCAACCTTGCGCGGATGCTGCTGGCGTTTCCCTTCATGACATTGAAGGTGATCGCCGCGATCTATTTCGAGGCTCTGCGTCTGTGGCTCAAGAGAATCCCCGTGCACTACCACTCCCCGTCGAAGGAGGCGCCTGTCGTGGCGAACAAACGAGCATGA
- a CDS encoding FAD-dependent oxidoreductase, translating to MRIAVIGGGIAGNVAAYHLCKEHEVTLFEAADRLGGHTHTHDIEWAGHHYAVDTGFIVFNDRTYPHFLQLLGELGVAFEPTEMSFSVRDDRADLEYNGHSLNTLFAQRRNLFRRDFLHMLKEILRFNREAPRSLEDGSADLPLGDYLHQQRYSKHFIDRYILPMGAAIWSTDQLQMQQFPARFFIRFFVNHGLLSLNDRPQWYVIRGGSREYLAPMSAPYASGIRLNTPVQSIARLAHGVRVVSRAHGSEVFDAVFIATHSDQALAMLSDPTRAEREVLGRLRYQRNEAILHTDTSVMPRRHLAWASWNYRLDGRRDKVTLTYDMNRLQNLDAPARFLVTLNDEEVVDPATILKRMVYSHPVYTEESVAAQERRKEISGIDRTFYCGAYWRNGFHEDGVVSALQALEEFAEVNSAQFALSRAS from the coding sequence ATGAGGATCGCCGTGATCGGGGGAGGCATCGCAGGCAACGTCGCTGCCTATCACCTGTGCAAGGAACACGAGGTGACGTTGTTCGAAGCCGCAGATCGCCTGGGTGGTCACACCCACACCCACGATATCGAATGGGCTGGCCACCACTATGCCGTGGACACCGGATTCATCGTGTTCAACGATCGCACCTATCCGCATTTCCTGCAGCTGCTCGGTGAACTCGGGGTGGCCTTCGAACCGACTGAGATGAGCTTCAGCGTCCGCGACGACCGTGCGGATCTGGAATACAACGGCCACTCGCTGAATACCCTGTTCGCCCAGCGCCGCAACCTGTTCCGGCGGGATTTCCTGCACATGCTGAAGGAGATCCTGCGCTTCAACCGCGAGGCGCCGCGCTCGCTCGAAGACGGCAGCGCCGACCTGCCGCTGGGCGACTACTTGCATCAGCAACGCTATTCAAAGCACTTCATCGATCGATACATCCTGCCCATGGGCGCCGCGATCTGGTCGACCGATCAGTTGCAGATGCAACAGTTCCCGGCGCGCTTCTTCATTCGGTTCTTCGTCAATCATGGCCTGCTGTCGCTAAACGATCGGCCACAGTGGTATGTGATCCGCGGAGGTTCGCGCGAGTACCTCGCACCGATGTCGGCCCCATATGCTTCAGGTATCCGGCTGAACACGCCGGTGCAGTCTATCGCCCGTTTGGCTCACGGTGTGCGCGTGGTCAGTCGAGCGCACGGCAGCGAGGTGTTCGACGCGGTCTTCATTGCCACGCACAGTGACCAGGCGCTGGCGATGCTTTCCGACCCCACCCGGGCTGAACGCGAGGTTCTCGGTCGGCTGCGTTATCAACGAAACGAGGCGATCCTGCACACCGACACCTCGGTCATGCCCCGGCGGCACCTCGCCTGGGCCTCCTGGAACTACCGCCTGGACGGCCGGCGCGACAAGGTGACGCTGACCTACGACATGAACCGCCTGCAGAATCTGGATGCACCTGCACGCTTCCTCGTCACCCTGAACGACGAAGAGGTCGTCGATCCCGCGACCATTCTGAAGCGAATGGTCTACTCGCACCCGGTCTATACCGAGGAATCGGTGGCGGCACAGGAGCGGCGCAAGGAGATCAGCGGCATCGACCGTACCTTCTATTGCGGTGCGTACTGGCGCAACGGCTTTCACGAAGACGGCGTGGTCAGCGCGCTGCAGGCGCTGGAAGAATTCGCGGAGGTGAATAGTGCACAGTTCGCTCTATCGCGGGCAAGTTAG
- a CDS encoding lipocalin family protein, whose product MCAGRADAVGRIIKAKLSIALLAVLAGCASHPPMPGVAHVDLDRFMGDWYVIASIPTYFEKDIYNAVERYDRLGPKKVQTTFSFRKGGFDGEHAQMEPVGFVGDDGSNAIWGMQFIWPIRADYRIVYLDRDYRNTIIGRVKRDYVWIMSRTPQIPDDEYRELVRHVADLGYDVRQLKRVPQRWEVGS is encoded by the coding sequence ATGTGCGCCGGGAGGGCTGACGCGGTGGGACGCATCATCAAAGCTAAGCTGTCGATCGCGCTACTGGCCGTGCTCGCAGGCTGTGCCAGCCACCCGCCGATGCCGGGCGTGGCACACGTGGATCTCGACCGCTTCATGGGCGACTGGTACGTGATTGCCAGCATACCCACGTATTTCGAGAAGGACATTTACAACGCCGTGGAGCGTTATGACCGGCTGGGTCCGAAGAAGGTACAGACCACTTTCTCCTTTCGGAAGGGCGGGTTCGACGGCGAACATGCGCAGATGGAACCCGTCGGCTTCGTTGGGGACGATGGCAGCAATGCCATCTGGGGGATGCAGTTCATCTGGCCGATCAGGGCCGACTACCGCATCGTTTATCTCGACCGGGACTATCGCAACACCATCATAGGTCGTGTCAAACGCGACTACGTCTGGATCATGTCACGCACACCACAGATACCGGACGACGAATACAGGGAGCTGGTCCGACACGTTGCCGATCTCGGTTACGACGTGCGCCAGCTGAAGCGGGTACCGCAACGTTGGGAGGTCGGCTCATGA